In Mycobacterium sp. Aquia_216, a genomic segment contains:
- a CDS encoding MgtC/SapB family protein: MTQTLSVADFALRLAVGVGCGALIGMERQWRARRAGLRTNALVAAGATLFVLYAVATQDSSPTRVASYVVSGIGFLGGGVILREGVNVRGLNTAATLWCSAAIGVLAASGHLVFTLIATLTVLTIHLVGRPLGRVIDHDNDTEEDEGRQPFLVQAICRPKSAKYARAQLVQHARSNDLTLRGIHTGQAADDEITLTAHLLVDGHTPAKLERLVAELSLQPGVRAVQWYAGDEAQSD; encoded by the coding sequence TGGGCTGCGGCGCACTGATCGGCATGGAGCGGCAATGGCGAGCGCGCCGGGCCGGTCTGCGCACGAATGCACTGGTCGCCGCGGGTGCGACGTTGTTCGTGCTGTATGCGGTTGCCACCCAGGACAGCAGCCCCACCAGAGTTGCGTCCTATGTGGTGTCGGGCATCGGATTCCTCGGCGGCGGGGTGATCCTGCGCGAGGGCGTCAACGTCCGGGGCCTCAACACCGCCGCCACCCTGTGGTGCTCCGCGGCCATCGGCGTGCTGGCCGCCTCCGGGCACCTCGTGTTCACTTTGATCGCCACCCTTACCGTCCTCACCATCCACTTGGTGGGCCGCCCGCTGGGGCGGGTGATCGACCACGACAACGACACCGAAGAAGACGAAGGTCGGCAACCTTTTCTGGTGCAGGCAATCTGTCGCCCGAAATCCGCGAAGTACGCCCGCGCCCAATTGGTCCAGCACGCCCGCAGCAACGATCTCACGCTGCGCGGCATCCACACCGGGCAGGCCGCCGACGACGAGATCACCTTGACGGCACACCTTCTCGTGGATGGCCATACACCCGCCAAGTTGGAGCGATTGGTGGCCGAGCTGTCGCTGCAACCCGGAGTTCGCGCGGTGCAGTGGTATGCCGGCGACGAAGCTCAGTCCGACTGA
- a CDS encoding sterol desaturase family protein: MGAVTGFLAVLPPQMRDPVLFAIPFFLLLLILEWTAARKLERLEIATVDPRPASGAYLTRDSWASMSMGLVSIATTAGWKTLALLGYAAIYAYLAPWHLRVDQWYTWVIAIVGVDLLYYAYHRIAHRVRLVWATHQAHHSSQYFNFATALRQKWNNSGEILMWIPLPLLGIPPWMVFFAFSLNLIYQYWVHTERIDKLPRPIEFVFNTPSHHRVHHGMDQVYLDKNYGGIFIVWDRLFGSFQSELFRPHYGLTKQVDTFNIWKLQTREYVAIARDWRSASRLRDRLGYVFGPPGWTPRPAGQPDDSVRLATSM; the protein is encoded by the coding sequence GTGGGTGCCGTCACTGGGTTTTTAGCCGTACTACCCCCGCAAATGCGGGACCCGGTGCTGTTCGCCATTCCGTTTTTCCTGCTGTTGCTGATTCTCGAATGGACTGCGGCACGCAAGCTGGAACGGCTTGAGATCGCCACCGTCGATCCCCGACCGGCGTCGGGCGCCTATCTGACCCGTGATTCTTGGGCGAGCATGTCGATGGGGCTGGTGTCGATCGCCACTACCGCAGGCTGGAAGACCCTGGCGCTGCTCGGGTATGCGGCGATTTATGCCTACCTGGCGCCGTGGCACCTGCGGGTAGACCAGTGGTACACCTGGGTCATCGCGATCGTCGGCGTCGACCTGCTGTACTACGCCTACCACCGCATCGCCCACCGGGTACGGTTGGTCTGGGCCACCCACCAGGCGCATCACTCGAGCCAATACTTCAACTTCGCGACCGCGCTGCGCCAGAAGTGGAACAACAGTGGCGAGATCTTGATGTGGATCCCGTTGCCGCTGTTGGGGATTCCGCCGTGGATGGTGTTCTTCGCCTTCTCGCTGAACTTGATCTACCAGTACTGGGTGCACACCGAGCGGATCGACAAGCTGCCGCGACCGATCGAATTCGTCTTCAACACGCCGTCACACCATCGAGTGCACCACGGCATGGACCAGGTGTATCTCGACAAGAACTACGGCGGCATCTTCATCGTTTGGGACCGCTTGTTCGGCAGTTTCCAGTCGGAGCTGTTCCGTCCGCACTACGGCCTCACCAAGCAAGTGGACACCTTCAACATCTGGAAACTGCAGACTCGCGAATACGTCGCGATTGCGCGCGACTGGCGGTCGGCCAGCCGGCTTCGGGACCGGCTGGGCTACGTTTTCGGACCGCCGGGCTGGACTCCACGCCCGGCTGGTCAACCCGACGACTCCGTTCGGCTGGCGACGTCGATGTAA
- a CDS encoding Rv1815 family serine proteinase produces MVYRIALRVVAAAVAALAFTPGLPAATAHADPVVVFPGMEILQDNRLCTLGYVDQSQKIAYTAGHCRSTGTTVTDKNRNPIGHLATFRDDTPSGSTVAIDQAISDYEVIALDADIPTNNILPGGRPLVSSPNVALTPGQAVCHFGVSTGETCGTVEAVNNGWFTMSHGVQSHPGDSGGPVYLAGGGPGQIVGIFNSMWGDFPAAVSWRTTSEEVHQDMAGQANGG; encoded by the coding sequence GTGGTGTATCGCATCGCACTTCGCGTAGTGGCCGCAGCGGTTGCCGCCCTGGCCTTTACCCCTGGTCTGCCGGCCGCGACGGCCCACGCCGACCCGGTGGTGGTCTTCCCGGGCATGGAGATCCTGCAGGACAACCGGCTGTGCACGCTCGGCTACGTCGACCAGTCCCAGAAAATCGCTTACACCGCGGGACACTGTCGCAGCACCGGCACTACCGTCACCGACAAGAACCGCAACCCCATCGGCCATCTCGCGACCTTCCGCGACGACACGCCCAGCGGCTCGACGGTGGCAATCGACCAGGCGATCAGCGACTACGAAGTGATCGCACTGGACGCCGATATCCCGACCAACAACATCCTGCCGGGCGGACGTCCGCTGGTGTCGAGCCCGAACGTGGCGCTTACCCCCGGGCAGGCGGTCTGCCACTTCGGCGTATCCACCGGGGAAACCTGCGGGACCGTCGAGGCAGTGAACAACGGCTGGTTCACCATGTCCCACGGCGTCCAGAGCCACCCGGGCGACTCGGGCGGACCGGTGTACCTGGCCGGCGGCGGTCCCGGACAAATCGTCGGGATCTTCAACAGCATGTGGGGCGACTTTCCCGCGGCCGTGTCGTGGCGAACCACCTCCGAGGAGGTCCACCAGGACATGGCGGGGCAGGCCAACGGCGGCTAG
- a CDS encoding nitroreductase/quinone reductase family protein, which yields MSTRYEEPNRAVRAGNAVIRWLAESGVSIAGTRALRVRGRKTGKPRAVVINLLTIDGVDYLVSPRGNTQWARNVRAAGVVELGPRWRRRQVQATEVADAAKPELLKRYLDRWYWQVKGYVAGLTPESTDEQFRAGAPSIPVFVLGVAGGSQ from the coding sequence ATGTCCACGCGTTACGAAGAACCCAACCGGGCCGTCCGGGCCGGTAACGCCGTCATTCGCTGGCTCGCCGAGTCGGGGGTCAGCATCGCCGGGACCCGGGCGCTGCGGGTCCGCGGGCGCAAGACGGGAAAGCCGCGTGCGGTGGTGATCAACCTGCTGACGATCGACGGCGTCGACTATCTCGTCTCACCGCGAGGAAACACCCAGTGGGCGCGCAACGTCCGGGCGGCGGGCGTCGTGGAACTGGGACCCCGCTGGCGTCGGCGGCAGGTCCAGGCCACGGAGGTCGCCGACGCGGCCAAACCCGAGTTGTTGAAGCGCTACCTCGACAGGTGGTACTGGCAGGTCAAAGGCTATGTCGCCGGGTTGACACCGGAGTCCACCGACGAGCAATTCCGTGCCGGCGCCCCGTCGATACCGGTGTTTGTGCTCGGCGTGGCGGGCGGCTCGCAGTGA
- a CDS encoding TetR/AcrR family transcriptional regulator — translation MGKRQESREQIETRIVELGRRHLVDRGAAGLSLRAIARDLGMVSSAVYRYVSSRDELLTLLLIDAYTDLANAVDRARDTADELWSDDVVAIARAARRWAVDHPAQWALLYGSPVPGYHAPAERTVGVGTRVVGAIFDAIAAGITTGDIRLTNTVVPQPLSSDFDRIRQEFSFPGDDAVIAKCFLFWAGVLGAINLEVFGQYGADTLTDPEAVFNTQLGLLVDMLAQH, via the coding sequence GTGGGCAAACGCCAGGAATCGCGGGAACAGATCGAGACACGCATCGTCGAGCTGGGCCGTCGCCACCTGGTCGATCGCGGCGCGGCCGGGTTGTCGCTGCGTGCGATCGCACGCGACCTCGGCATGGTCTCCTCGGCCGTGTACCGGTATGTGTCCAGCCGCGACGAATTGCTCACCCTGCTGCTGATCGACGCCTACACCGATCTGGCCAACGCGGTCGACCGGGCCCGCGACACCGCCGACGAACTGTGGAGTGACGACGTCGTCGCCATCGCTCGGGCAGCGCGAAGGTGGGCCGTCGATCATCCCGCGCAGTGGGCCCTGCTGTACGGCAGCCCGGTTCCCGGCTATCACGCTCCTGCCGAGCGCACCGTCGGAGTCGGCACCCGTGTGGTCGGAGCCATCTTCGATGCCATCGCCGCGGGGATCACCACTGGCGACATCAGGCTGACCAATACCGTTGTCCCACAACCGCTGTCGTCCGACTTCGACCGGATTCGGCAAGAATTCAGCTTTCCCGGCGACGACGCTGTCATCGCGAAGTGCTTTTTGTTCTGGGCGGGGGTGCTGGGCGCCATCAACCTCGAGGTGTTCGGACAGTACGGCGCCGACACCCTGACCGATCCGGAGGCGGTCTTCAACACCCAGCTTGGGCTGCTGGTGGACATGTTGGCTCAGCACTGA
- a CDS encoding VOC family protein yields the protein MTLPVQSPTQIAWVTQSLDATEMALTGLLGVRKWVRIPDVHFAPDICSYRGNPADFVASISLSYLGDMQLELIEPVSGENIYSEFLRDSAPGLHHICMEADSPEQFEATLADAANRGATVVQQGVMPGGLGGQFAYVSAPQAGVPFVEYAYISPKMRAFYDYIKQEQG from the coding sequence ATGACGCTTCCCGTTCAGTCACCGACACAGATCGCGTGGGTTACCCAGAGTCTGGATGCCACCGAAATGGCTCTCACCGGCCTATTAGGCGTCCGGAAGTGGGTGCGCATACCCGACGTGCACTTTGCTCCGGACATCTGCAGCTACCGTGGCAACCCCGCGGATTTCGTCGCCAGCATCTCACTGAGCTATCTCGGCGATATGCAGCTGGAGCTGATCGAACCGGTCAGTGGGGAGAACATCTATAGTGAATTCCTGCGTGACTCAGCCCCGGGTTTGCACCACATCTGCATGGAGGCCGACAGCCCCGAACAATTCGAAGCCACGCTGGCCGACGCCGCCAACCGCGGCGCCACCGTGGTGCAGCAGGGCGTGATGCCGGGCGGCTTAGGCGGTCAGTTCGCCTATGTGTCGGCGCCGCAGGCGGGAGTGCCGTTTGTGGAATACGCGTACATCTCGCCGAAGATGAGGGCGTTTTACGACTACATCAAACAGGAGCAAGGGTGA
- a CDS encoding FAD-binding protein, whose translation MSTEIPATVNADTVTSWSDDVDVLVIGFGIGGGCAAVSAAAAGARVLVLERAAVAGGTTSLAGGHFYLGGGTAVQQATGHDDSPEEMYKYLVAVSRQPDHDKIRAYCEGSVEHFDWLEDLGFQFERSYFPGKAVIQPNTEGLMFTGNEKVWPFLEKAVPAPRGHKVPVPGDTGGASMVIDLLLKRAASLGVQIRYETGATELIVDDSGPETQVTGVMWKQFTETGAIKAKSVIIAAGGFVMNPEMVAKYTPKLAEKPFVLGNTYDDGLGIRMGVSAGGATQHMDQIFITAPPYPPSILLTGIIVNKLGQRFVTEDCYHSRTSGFIMDQPDSAAFLIVDEAHLQHPTMPLVPLIDGWETVPEMEAALGIPEGNLVATLDRYNTYAARGEDPDFHKQPEFLAAQDKGPWGAFDMSLGKAMYAGFTVGGLATSLDGQVLREDGTVVSGLYAVGACASNIAQDGKGYASGTQLGEGSFFGRRAGTHAAQGAGGA comes from the coding sequence ATGAGCACCGAAATACCAGCAACGGTCAACGCAGACACAGTGACGTCCTGGTCGGACGACGTCGACGTGCTCGTGATCGGTTTCGGGATCGGCGGTGGCTGCGCGGCGGTGAGTGCGGCCGCTGCCGGCGCGCGGGTGCTGGTCCTCGAGCGCGCCGCCGTGGCGGGCGGAACGACGTCGCTTGCCGGCGGCCACTTCTACCTGGGCGGCGGCACCGCGGTCCAGCAGGCCACCGGCCACGACGACTCGCCCGAGGAGATGTACAAGTATCTGGTCGCGGTGTCTCGCCAGCCGGATCACGACAAGATTCGTGCCTACTGCGAGGGCAGCGTCGAGCATTTCGATTGGCTCGAAGATCTGGGCTTCCAATTCGAGCGCAGCTACTTCCCGGGCAAAGCGGTGATTCAGCCCAACACCGAGGGATTGATGTTCACCGGCAACGAAAAGGTGTGGCCATTCCTGGAGAAGGCGGTGCCGGCGCCGCGCGGCCATAAGGTGCCGGTGCCCGGCGACACCGGCGGCGCCAGCATGGTGATCGACCTGCTGCTCAAGCGGGCCGCCAGCCTGGGCGTGCAAATCCGTTACGAGACCGGCGCCACCGAACTGATCGTGGATGATTCCGGCCCAGAAACTCAAGTGACCGGCGTGATGTGGAAGCAGTTCACCGAAACCGGTGCGATCAAAGCAAAGTCGGTGATCATTGCCGCCGGGGGATTCGTGATGAACCCGGAGATGGTAGCCAAGTACACCCCGAAACTGGCCGAGAAGCCGTTCGTGCTCGGTAATACCTACGACGACGGCCTCGGCATCCGGATGGGGGTATCGGCCGGGGGCGCCACCCAGCATATGGATCAGATCTTCATCACCGCTCCGCCGTACCCGCCGTCGATCCTGCTGACCGGGATCATCGTGAACAAGCTGGGGCAGCGGTTCGTCACCGAGGACTGCTATCACTCCCGCACGTCCGGGTTCATCATGGATCAGCCGGACAGCGCGGCATTCTTGATCGTCGACGAGGCGCACCTGCAGCACCCGACGATGCCGCTGGTGCCACTCATTGACGGCTGGGAAACCGTCCCCGAAATGGAAGCCGCACTTGGTATTCCGGAGGGCAACCTGGTCGCGACGCTGGACCGCTACAACACCTACGCCGCGCGCGGCGAGGACCCCGACTTCCACAAGCAGCCGGAATTCCTTGCGGCGCAAGACAAAGGCCCATGGGGTGCGTTCGACATGTCGCTGGGCAAGGCGATGTACGCCGGATTCACCGTCGGCGGGCTGGCCACGTCCCTGGATGGTCAGGTGCTGCGCGAAGACGGCACCGTGGTGTCCGGTCTGTACGCGGTCGGGGCGTGCGCGTCCAATATCGCCCAGGACGGCAAAGGCTACGCCAGCGGGACGCAGCTGGGCGAGGGCTCGTTCTTCGGCCGCCGCGCCGGAACGCACGCGGCCCAGGGGGCCGGGGGCGCGTAG
- a CDS encoding ABC transporter ATP-binding protein/permease — protein MGPTLFKPSIDWSSALVESLQWVAIAWAVGAVCLIVVLTAFRYFTPWGRQFWRITRGYFVGPASVKVWLLLGVLLLSVLLAVRLTVLLSYQGNDLYTSVQIAVQGTAAGDDTVKQSGIHGFYMSLLIFSVLATLYVIRFMLDIYITQRFMIAWRMWLTAHLTDDWLDGKAYYRDLFIDNTIDNPDQRIQQDIDIFTANAGGTPNNPSNGTGGTLLFGAVNAVASVISFAAILWNLSGDLTLFGVTLPRAMFWTVLVYVVIATVVAIWLGRPLIWLSFNNEKLNAAFRYALVRLRDAAEAVGFYRGERVERAQLWRRFTPIIDNYRKFVRRTIIFNGWNWSVSQAIVPLPWIIQAPRLFSGKINFGDVGQTATAFGNIHDSLSFFRNNYDAFASFRAAIIRLHGLVDANAQGRALPSVLVKPSQDKAVELAGIEVRTPAGDQLIDALDIELDSGDTLVITGRSGAGKTTLLRSLAELWPYASGTLCRPDGDNATMFLSQLPYVPLGSLRGVVCYPNSTDAISDGELHDVLTKVALAPLIPRIDEEQDWAKVLSPGEQQRVAFARVLLTKPRAVFLDESTSALDEGLEFALYQLLRSELPECVVVSVSHRHTVEQHHKQELQLLGGGQWRLGPVAPEPAKV, from the coding sequence TTGGGTCCCACGCTATTCAAGCCATCCATCGACTGGTCGTCGGCACTTGTGGAATCGCTGCAGTGGGTCGCCATCGCCTGGGCGGTCGGTGCGGTTTGTCTGATCGTCGTGCTGACCGCATTCAGGTATTTCACGCCCTGGGGCCGGCAGTTCTGGCGGATCACCCGCGGGTATTTCGTCGGGCCGGCCAGCGTCAAGGTGTGGCTGCTGCTTGGGGTGCTGCTGCTGTCGGTGCTCCTTGCCGTGCGGCTGACCGTGCTGCTCAGTTACCAGGGCAACGATCTGTACACGTCGGTGCAGATCGCGGTACAGGGGACGGCCGCGGGCGACGACACCGTCAAACAGTCTGGAATTCACGGCTTTTACATGTCGCTGCTGATTTTCAGCGTGCTGGCCACGCTCTACGTCATTCGATTCATGCTCGACATCTACATCACCCAGCGGTTCATGATCGCGTGGCGCATGTGGCTGACCGCACACCTGACCGACGACTGGCTGGACGGCAAGGCCTATTACCGGGATCTGTTCATCGACAACACCATTGACAACCCCGACCAGCGTATCCAGCAGGACATCGACATCTTCACCGCCAACGCGGGTGGAACCCCGAACAACCCGTCCAACGGGACGGGCGGCACGCTGCTGTTCGGGGCCGTCAACGCGGTGGCTTCGGTGATCTCGTTCGCCGCCATCCTGTGGAACCTGTCCGGGGACCTGACCCTGTTCGGTGTCACGCTGCCGCGGGCCATGTTCTGGACGGTGCTGGTCTATGTGGTGATCGCGACCGTCGTCGCGATTTGGCTTGGGCGTCCGCTGATTTGGCTTAGCTTCAACAACGAGAAGCTCAACGCCGCCTTCCGCTATGCCCTGGTGCGGCTGCGCGACGCCGCGGAGGCGGTCGGCTTCTACCGCGGCGAGCGGGTCGAGCGGGCGCAACTGTGGCGGCGCTTCACGCCGATCATCGACAACTACCGCAAGTTCGTCCGCCGAACCATCATCTTCAACGGCTGGAACTGGTCGGTGTCGCAAGCGATTGTCCCGCTGCCGTGGATCATCCAGGCGCCGCGGTTGTTCTCGGGCAAAATCAACTTCGGCGATGTCGGCCAGACGGCAACGGCGTTCGGCAATATTCATGACTCGCTGTCGTTCTTCCGGAACAACTACGACGCGTTCGCCTCGTTCCGGGCGGCCATCATCCGGTTGCACGGATTGGTCGACGCCAACGCCCAGGGCCGTGCGCTGCCCTCGGTGCTGGTCAAGCCGAGCCAAGACAAGGCGGTCGAGTTGGCCGGTATCGAGGTGCGCACGCCGGCCGGCGATCAGCTGATCGACGCGCTCGACATCGAACTGGACAGCGGCGACACGCTGGTGATCACCGGGCGTTCGGGTGCCGGCAAGACCACGCTGCTGCGCAGCCTGGCCGAATTGTGGCCGTACGCGTCCGGGACGCTTTGCCGCCCGGACGGCGACAACGCGACGATGTTCCTGTCCCAGCTGCCGTATGTGCCGCTGGGCAGTCTGCGCGGCGTGGTCTGCTACCCGAATTCGACGGACGCCATCTCCGACGGCGAGTTGCATGACGTGCTGACCAAGGTGGCTCTGGCCCCGCTGATCCCACGGATCGACGAAGAGCAGGACTGGGCCAAGGTGCTCTCTCCGGGTGAGCAGCAGCGCGTCGCCTTCGCCCGGGTGCTGCTCACCAAACCGCGGGCGGTCTTCCTTGACGAATCCACCTCCGCGCTCGACGAGGGACTGGAATTCGCGCTCTACCAGCTGCTGCGCAGCGAACTACCGGAGTGCGTCGTGGTCAGCGTCAGCCATCGCCACACCGTCGAGCAGCATCACAAACAAGAGCTGCAATTGCTCGGCGGCGGCCAATGGCGGCTCGGACCGGTTGCCCCGGAGCCCGCGAAGGTCTAA
- a CDS encoding acetolactate synthase: protein MSIDAPSSQIVHAGRLVARRLRASGVDTVFTLSGGHLFSIYDGCRDEGIRLIDTRHEQTAAFAAEGWSKVTRVPGVAALTAGPGVTNGMSAMAAAQQNQSPLVVLGGRAPAQRWGMGSLQEIDHVPFVAPLARFAATAASAEDAGRLVDEALRAAVGAPSGVGFVDFPMDHVFAVSEDDGRPGALGALRPAPAPDGEALDRATSLLAGAQRPVIMAGTNVWWGHAEAALLRLAEGRRIPVLMNGMARGVVPADHPLAFSRARAKALGEADVALVVGVPMDFRLGFGKVFGPQTQLVVADRVEPAREHPRPIAAGLYGDLTAILSALTGPSGADHRDWVDALRATETAARAQETADLGDDRIPLHPMRVYAELAPMLDRDAIVVIDAGDFGSYAGRVIDSYQPGCWLDSGPFGCLGSGPGYALAAKLAHPDRQVVLLQGDGAFGFSGMEWDTLVRHQVPVVSVIGNNGIWALEKHPMEAIYGYSVVAELRPGTRYDEVVRALGGHGELVSAPVELRPALERAFASGLPAVVNVLTDPSIAYPRRSNLA from the coding sequence ATGAGCATCGACGCTCCGTCCAGCCAGATCGTCCATGCCGGCCGACTCGTCGCCCGGCGCCTGCGGGCCAGCGGTGTCGACACCGTCTTCACCTTGTCGGGCGGCCACCTGTTCTCCATCTACGACGGCTGCCGCGACGAGGGCATTCGGCTCATCGACACCCGCCACGAGCAGACGGCGGCGTTCGCCGCCGAGGGCTGGTCGAAGGTGACCAGGGTGCCGGGCGTGGCCGCGCTGACCGCGGGACCCGGGGTCACCAACGGAATGAGCGCGATGGCGGCTGCGCAGCAAAACCAGTCACCGCTGGTGGTGCTCGGAGGGCGGGCGCCCGCGCAACGCTGGGGCATGGGTTCGCTGCAGGAGATCGACCACGTGCCGTTCGTGGCTCCACTGGCTCGGTTCGCGGCCACCGCCGCATCCGCCGAGGACGCCGGCCGGCTTGTCGACGAGGCATTGCGAGCCGCGGTCGGCGCGCCCTCGGGCGTGGGATTCGTCGACTTTCCGATGGATCACGTGTTCGCCGTCTCCGAGGACGACGGGCGTCCCGGCGCGCTCGGCGCGCTGCGCCCGGCGCCGGCTCCCGATGGCGAAGCTCTGGATCGCGCCACCAGCCTGCTGGCGGGTGCGCAGCGTCCGGTGATCATGGCGGGCACCAACGTCTGGTGGGGACATGCCGAGGCGGCGCTGCTGCGGCTCGCCGAGGGGCGACGGATCCCGGTGCTGATGAACGGCATGGCCCGCGGTGTCGTGCCTGCCGATCACCCGTTGGCGTTCTCCCGGGCGCGGGCAAAGGCGCTGGGCGAGGCGGATGTGGCGCTTGTCGTCGGGGTGCCGATGGATTTTCGGCTCGGCTTCGGCAAGGTGTTCGGGCCGCAAACCCAGCTCGTCGTGGCGGATCGGGTCGAACCCGCCCGGGAACATCCACGGCCGATCGCCGCGGGTCTCTACGGCGACCTGACGGCCATTCTTTCGGCGCTGACCGGGCCGAGCGGCGCCGATCATCGGGACTGGGTCGACGCGTTGCGCGCGACCGAGACCGCCGCCCGCGCCCAGGAAACAGCCGATCTGGGTGACGACCGAATCCCGTTGCACCCGATGCGGGTGTACGCCGAACTGGCGCCGATGCTGGACCGCGACGCGATCGTGGTCATCGACGCCGGCGATTTCGGTTCCTACGCGGGCCGGGTGATCGACAGCTACCAGCCGGGGTGCTGGCTGGACAGTGGCCCGTTCGGCTGTCTTGGCTCCGGTCCCGGCTACGCGCTGGCGGCGAAACTGGCCCACCCGGACCGGCAGGTCGTCCTGCTGCAAGGCGACGGCGCGTTCGGCTTCAGCGGCATGGAATGGGACACCCTGGTGCGCCACCAAGTGCCGGTCGTCTCGGTGATCGGTAATAACGGAATCTGGGCGCTGGAAAAGCATCCGATGGAGGCGATCTACGGCTATTCGGTGGTGGCGGAGCTGCGTCCGGGCACTCGCTACGACGAGGTCGTCCGCGCGCTTGGTGGCCACGGCGAGCTGGTGTCGGCGCCCGTCGAGCTGCGGCCCGCGCTGGAGCGCGCGTTCGCCAGCGGCCTGCCCGCGGTCGTCAACGTGCTCACCGATCCGAGCATCGCCTATCCCCGCCGATCGAACCTGGCCTAA